The Thalassoglobus sp. JC818 sequence AAAATGGACGTCAAAATGCCAAAAGCACTTTCCTTCAAATAGGGGCAGCACTTCCAACGACAATAGCTCGGAGTGAGATTTTGAGGTAAGCCATCCGCCGGTCTTCTTGAAGCGATCAATCGGCTCAAGTAGATCACTGTGATTGGTTAGGTTGACCTCAGAAGTTGAAAACGCTTGACCCTCGGAGTCCCAATTCTCTCCGAGCAGTTGTGCGCGGCGTAGACATGTACGGCATACCTCAAAGTCAAACGGATTACTGAACTCAGAGAAGGCAAGCAAAGCTCCACCAGTCCTTTCAACGAACTCCTTCGAGAAAGTAAAAGGAGGTTCTGAGGTCATGCCCTCAAACAACCAGCTGTCGTCGTGTAGGTAGAATCGACAGGGAAACTCGTGCGTAGGACCGGTCTTTGCGGCAGTCACGACTGCGAATTTGAAACTGCTATGGATTTCAAAAAGCTTTCTCTTGTTCTCAAAAGAGTAGCAACACCCCAATTTCAACTCATTCAGGTAGAGTTGCCTCACGCCAGTCGCGCCTTCATTCGCATGGAATGCCGATGGGACTACAACGCCCGTCATCCCTGACTTATCTAACAATTGTGCATTGCGCTCCATGAAGACACGAAACAGGTCTAAGAATCGCCCCGCAAGGTCTCCTTCAACCTGGACCTTCTGATACGAATAAAGCGCATCGAACACACGCTTCGTTTGTTCAAAACTCTCTACATATTCGTTGAATGAGACAGTGTTCTCTGGAACGGATAGAACTTTCGCTTCAATTTCATCGCGTTCACGCTTGTTTGAGGCATTCAACTCCTCAAAGTCGAAACTCGCGAACCATTCTTTTCTTTTGATCGTGACGGTATCCCATGGCGGATTCCCCAGAATCGCGTTGAAACCTCGCCGACCAAATGGCACTCCTGTGGGGAAGAAAACCTCAGGAAAAGCGAGGTCATATGGCAGCGCAGGTTCAACGCTCGTGGATTTCATGGCGGCCGCGATTGAAGCGCGATCATTCGGCAGTTCCGTGAGTCCTAACCCCCGACAGACCATGGACAGGACTTGGCGTGATTCAATTCTGCTCGGAAGCTGTCCGGTATCAGCAATCTCACTCAACAATTGAGAGTACGCGTGATCATCGCACTCATCTGGCCCCAACAGAACACCGCCGCACCATGCAGCCGCGACTATGCGAAATGGCAATAACTTGTCATCGAGTTCGGCTTTGACATTTGCCTTCTCAATGAGGTCTGACACGGTGCTGCCAACACTTGCGTCGAGTTGACGCACGTAGCGAATCGCTTCAGTGATCCCCTTCTGAAATCTCAGGTTCAGCCCATCGGCGAATAAGCCTTGGATAAGTTCATCTGGTTTGCTTGGTCGGTAGACAAGCTGATTCCAGAACGGGCCCGTCAGTGAATCGCCAAGAACCAATCTGTGATCTAAGAACGTCAGGGGCATTCCCTCGGCATGTGACTCCAGCCATAAAGCTAATTTCGCCAGCTCCACCGCCAGCGGATTTTTGTCGACGCCGTACAGGCAGTGCGTCGAGACGAGTCGGCGGCACAGCGCTTCGGCTCGCTGCTGAGAGTAACCCGTTTCTTCGCCTTCTGGTGATCGACTCGGCAGATACTTCAGCATCTCGTCATCGGGATCGGGAAGTTCGATAACGCGCTGACGCCACTTGGCGGCTTCTTCCAGCGCCGCTTCGCGTTCGGCCTTCTTGCCTCGTTCCGCACGCCGTTCGGCGGCCATTGCGTTTTCATCGCACAGGCGGCAGGCTTCATACAGGTGATGACCAAGATAACGGCATGCTTCCACCAGAAAGTGACCGCTCCCCATCGCCGGGTCGAGCACTTTCAGCTTCAGAATCTCCAGTGGGTTGGGGTCTTTCTGCGGACTGCGTTCTTCCACCTGCGGGCCGAGCGTTTCCTGAACAAGGAAGCGTACGAACGAATGCGGCGTGTAGTACGAACCACTGGCTTTCCGCCCCAAGCCAACTCGCAGATAGAACTGACCGGGTTCGATGCGTTCGATCCATTCCACGCTGGTGCCGCTGGAAGATGATTCTTCATTATCCGTGGGGCGATACTTTTCGCCTTGTTCGAGCGGAACGACCACTTCCAGCTTAGATCGTCGCAGCCGGCACATCGGTTCGCCGGAAATCCCCGGCTCCAGTTCCAGCAATGCTTCGTAAACTCGACCAAGGTCTTCCACGTCCAGCGGACCGTAATGCACGCGTTCCCGCGTGTCGGCTCCTCGACGCAGCGGCGTCCACAGCAGCCGGTCCAGCAAATGAGCGACCGCCCGTTCGCCCCACTTCAGTTTGGCCAGATGCGGTGTGGTGTTGAGGCCGAACAAGGCACCACCGAGCGGTTTGACCATCAGCTCAGTGCATTCCAGCCCTTCATCAAACATCTTGAACAGATTGCGCAGTCCCTGCTCCAACAGACTGCCCGTCTCCGCTCCCTGTTCCAACACCTCGCGAGCATAACCGGCCAGCCCGATGCTGGGTGAGAACGTATTACGCCACAGACTGGTCGACGCGAACGTAAACGACTGGGCTGGATTGTCGCTCGATTCCAGCTTCAGAATGAATAACAGCCGGTAAACCGTAATCAACCCTTCATGCCACAGGTCTTTGGCAAGCTGGTCTTTGTCTTCATGCGACTGGAACCATTCACGATTGGATGGGTGGTCGATGATTTCCTGAATGAACCGTTCCACCGCCTGCCGCGCCTGAACTCGCAGTTCCTTGGTGACGCGAGCCTGTTGCAGTCGGGCTTTATCAACCAGATCGGGCAGTGCTTTGACGCCGGCTGGTGAGGCCAGCGCGAGCAGTAACAAAAGCGAATCGGGCAGGTCGCGGCTCCGCTTCCAGCCAGGATCAATCGGAATGGTGACCGTGGAGTCAGGTCGGGCCGGATCAGAGATCAACAGCATCAACTGTATGCCGTTAGTCAGCAGTCCAAACCGTTCACCAGAAGCTAACAACACTCGCTGAGCAATTCGCAGATGACTAAATCTGTATGCGCGGCCTCGCTTGGACGGAGCGAACAGGTCTTCATTGAACGACGTCACCCACAATCGCAGCTTGGATTCGCCGTCTTCGGAAACCAGCAGCACGCCGCCGGCTTCTCGGTCTTCCCGAGTTTTCACATCCGGTGCTGATTCGACGTGGCTGTATCCCAGCAGTTCCGTCAGCGGTTCGATCACGTGATTGCGAACTCGCAACGCGCCACCACTGGCCGCCAGTGAACGCAGCTTGCGGCGATACCCGTCCCAGAACTGTTTGAGTTCTTTGCCTTCCTTACCCGTCGTTTTTCGCAACAACTTGTTTCGCTTCAGCTCTTTTTCGAGCTCAAACTTCACGAAGGGATCAGGCAATGCCGGCCCCTGAAACTGACAATCGGAAAAATCGAGCGGCATCAGTTCACCTCCGGCAGCAGCATGAGGATTCCCAATGGCACAACTTCCGGTTCGCGTAGGTCAGCAAGGGCGTCCAATTGCTTGATTCGCTGTTCGTACAAACGCAGCACGCCTTCCGCTTCAAAACGAGCGCCGGTTGATTGATTGCGGTCGGTGTAAAACGCCGCCAGTCGCTCAGCAGGATCTTCGAGTGTCTGCCATGCTGCTTTCGGCCCACTGTCCCCACTGTCTTGTTCGCCGAACAGTTTACGCTGTACCTGCGTTGTACGGCCGGTGCCGCTGATGTCATCGCATCGTGATTGCAACCACTTCAACTGCTGGTCACGTTCGCGACGCAAGGCCTCGCCGCGTTCTTTGACGAACACTTCGGCAAGCGGCTGAAATCCTTCCACTGCCGTCGCAGTCGCTTTGTCGATGACCTCTGGAGCCCAGTTTTCAAAGTGGTCTTCCCACAGATCAGTCGTACGAATGGCTTTATCCGGGTTTGCGAAGGTTCGCCAATCGTCCGCCGAGTCGTACATCGTGGTCTCACCCGATTCCGTGATCCGCACGGCCAGCACGCGT is a genomic window containing:
- a CDS encoding N-6 DNA methylase, yielding MPLDFSDCQFQGPALPDPFVKFELEKELKRNKLLRKTTGKEGKELKQFWDGYRRKLRSLAASGGALRVRNHVIEPLTELLGYSHVESAPDVKTREDREAGGVLLVSEDGESKLRLWVTSFNEDLFAPSKRGRAYRFSHLRIAQRVLLASGERFGLLTNGIQLMLLISDPARPDSTVTIPIDPGWKRSRDLPDSLLLLLALASPAGVKALPDLVDKARLQQARVTKELRVQARQAVERFIQEIIDHPSNREWFQSHEDKDQLAKDLWHEGLITVYRLLFILKLESSDNPAQSFTFASTSLWRNTFSPSIGLAGYAREVLEQGAETGSLLEQGLRNLFKMFDEGLECTELMVKPLGGALFGLNTTPHLAKLKWGERAVAHLLDRLLWTPLRRGADTRERVHYGPLDVEDLGRVYEALLELEPGISGEPMCRLRRSKLEVVVPLEQGEKYRPTDNEESSSSGTSVEWIERIEPGQFYLRVGLGRKASGSYYTPHSFVRFLVQETLGPQVEERSPQKDPNPLEILKLKVLDPAMGSGHFLVEACRYLGHHLYEACRLCDENAMAAERRAERGKKAEREAALEEAAKWRQRVIELPDPDDEMLKYLPSRSPEGEETGYSQQRAEALCRRLVSTHCLYGVDKNPLAVELAKLALWLESHAEGMPLTFLDHRLVLGDSLTGPFWNQLVYRPSKPDELIQGLFADGLNLRFQKGITEAIRYVRQLDASVGSTVSDLIEKANVKAELDDKLLPFRIVAAAWCGGVLLGPDECDDHAYSQLLSEIADTGQLPSRIESRQVLSMVCRGLGLTELPNDRASIAAAMKSTSVEPALPYDLAFPEVFFPTGVPFGRRGFNAILGNPPWDTVTIKRKEWFASFDFEELNASNKRERDEIEAKVLSVPENTVSFNEYVESFEQTKRVFDALYSYQKVQVEGDLAGRFLDLFRVFMERNAQLLDKSGMTGVVVPSAFHANEGATGVRQLYLNELKLGCCYSFENKRKLFEIHSSFKFAVVTAAKTGPTHEFPCRFYLHDDSWLFEGMTSEPPFTFSKEFVERTGGALLAFSEFSNPFDFEVCRTCLRRAQLLGENWDSEGQAFSTSEVNLTNHSDLLEPIDRFKKTGGWLTSKSHSELLSLEVLPLFEGKCFWHFDVHFAPAMQYVVPVSVLESRKRWFKTGTYYRSAYRKFASSTNERTMVWALLPPAVITSEGCPAEWSPWIRPNSNALARMAALNTFIADYLLRLRVAATVNMFLLRLVAIPKLDKLRALFLAHGALRHQSQDERYLPLWNEQLGENWRESCRDVFSWPALQSEDERWQIRTQMDAVVADAYGLTREQYEHVLSTFSHSSYPSAPELCLAAFDELKDIGLEAFTKKHDPYHDIPLNENLPEPVINLPIPGEEEDNGEFKLTGTPEKTAKK